A section of the Triticum dicoccoides isolate Atlit2015 ecotype Zavitan chromosome 7A, WEW_v2.0, whole genome shotgun sequence genome encodes:
- the LOC119329101 gene encoding vesicle-associated protein 1-2-like, which produces MASPGPAPTGELLRIDPIELRFPFELKKQISCSMQLSNLSDDYIAFKVKTTSPKKYSVRPNTGVVLPRSTCDVVVTMQAQREVPSDMQCKDKFLVQSVVAPSGINVKDVTGEMFMKESGNKIEEMKLRVTYVAPPQPPSPVPEESEEGSPSRVESENGDGPAGGFTRALRERIEPQEKSLEAGALISKLTEEKNSAIQQNHKIRQELDMMRREVSKRRGGGFSFVIVIIVALIGIFLGYMMKS; this is translated from the exons ATGGCCTCCCCCGGACCAGCCCCCACCGGCGAGCTCCTCCGCATCGACCCCATCGAGCTCCGCTTCCCCT TTGAGTTGAAGAAGCAGATCTCCTGCTCGATGCAGCTGTCGAATCTCAGCGACGACTACATCGCCTTCAAG GtgaaaactacaagcccaaagaaaTACTCTGTGCGGCCCAACACAGGGGTTGTCTTGCCACGATCTACATGCGATGTTGTTG TGACAATGCAAGCACAGCGAGAAGTACCATCTGACATGCAGTGCAAAGATAAGTTCCTAGTCCAGAGCGTTGTCGCACCCTCTGGCATAAATGTGAAGGATGTTACAGGAGAGATG TTTATGAAGGAATCTGGAAATAAGATTGAAGAGATGAAATTACGTGTCACCTATGTTGCACCTCCACAGCCACCATCTCCAGTTCCTGAAGAATCCGAGGAAGGCTCCCCATCTAGGGTTGAATCAGAAAATGGAGATGGTCCTGCTGGGGGATTCACCAGG GCACTGCGAGAACGCATTGAGCCCCAAGAAAAATCTTTAGAG GCTGGAGCTTTGATCTCCAAGTTGACcgaagaaaagaattctgcaatTCAACAGAACCATAAAATTAGACAGGAACTT GATATGATGAGACGGGAAGTCAGCAAGAGGCGCGGTGGAGGGTTTTCCTTTGTAATTGTCATAATTGTAGCTTTGATCGGGATCTTCCTGGGCTACATGATGAAGTCATAA
- the LOC119328413 gene encoding putative glycerol-3-phosphate transporter 1, with the protein MAKSHETTSRKPPGLRLFKGAKALRNYQTFVLVLTFLAYTCFHMTRKITSIVKSELDPQTKVGSAWGRLHTRNSLNIGWSPFNTADGSTLLGEIDVAFLAVYSLGMFFAGHLGDRMDLRIVLTIGMISTAIFTALFGAGYWLNIHNFYYFLVFQMIAGLFQSSGWPSVVAVVGNWFGKSKRGLIMGIWNAHTSIGNISGSLLAASLLKFGWGWSFAIPSIIMALAGLVVFFFLPVSPDVMEIDIDDGEVNSDKDTAKEPLLEPGQEVKHKAIGFLEAWRIPGVAPFALCLFFSKLVAYTFLYWLPFYISHTPIGNEYLSDAMAGSLSTVFDVGGVLGGVLAGHISDRLNARAITAASFMYCAIPALFLYRTYGSMSMMSNICLMFITGMFVNGPYALITTAVSADLGTHSSLNGNSRALATVTAIIDGTGSVGAAIGPLLTGYISTESWSAVFTMLMAAALLAGLLLTHLVCAELRGKLSSNVSKVVANAQTTCSDQV; encoded by the exons ATGGCCAAGTCTCATGAGACGACGAGTAGGAAACCTCCTGGCCTCCGGTTATTCAAAGGTGCCAAGGCTCTAAGAAATTACCAGACGTTCGTCTTGGTCCTTACATTCTTGGCATACACTTGCTTCCATATGACTCGGAAGATAACAAGCATTGTCAAGAGTGAGCTTGATCCCCAGACCAAAGTGGGGTCTGCCTGGGGACGATTGCACACACGCAACAGTCTCAACATTGGTTGGTCTCCATTTAACACCGCTGATGGTTCCACTTTGCTTGGTGAGATAGATGTCGCATTCCTTGCGGTGTATTCTCTTGGGATGTTCTTCGCCGGGCATCTTGGTGACCGCATGGACTTGAGGATTGTTCTAACAATTGGCATGATTAGCACTGCCATATTCACTGCGCTCTTTGGTGCTGGATATTGGCTAAATATTCACAACTTCTACTACTTTCTGGTCTTTCAGATGATTGCTGGCTTATTTCAATCATCTGGATGGCCTTCAGTCGTTGCAGTTGTTGGTAACTGGTTTGGGAAGAGCAAGAGGGGATTGATTATGGGTATATGGAACGCACATACTTCTATTGGAAACATATCCGGTTCGCTGCTTGCTGCATCTCTGCTGAAATTTGGATGGGGGTGGTCATTTGCCATCCCCAGCATCATCATGGCTCTTGCTGGGTTGGTGGTGTTCTTTTTCTTGCCGGTTAGTCCTGATGTAATGGAGATAGATATTGATGATGGGGAGGTAAACTCAGACAAGGATACTGCGAAGGAGCCCCTTTTGGAACCAGGCCAAGAAGTGAAACATAAGGCAATAGGATTCCTGGAGGCATGGAGGATTCCTGGAGTTGCACCGTTTGCTCTCTGCCTCTTCTTCTCCAAGCTGGTTGCATACACCTTCCTGTACTGGCTACCTTTTTACATCAGCCATACAC CTATTGGCAACGAGTACCTCTCTGATGCGATGGCTGGCAGCTTGTCAACAGTCTTCGATGTTGGAGGTGTGTTGGGAGGAGTCCTTGCCGGTCATATCTCTGATCGCTTAAATGCACGAGCTATCACGGCCGCGAGCTTCATGTACTGTGCCATACCTGCCCTTTTCTTGTACAGAACATATGGAAGCATGTCGATGATGTCGAACATTTGCCTCATGTTCATCACTGGCATGTTTGTCAATGGTCCTTATGCCCTGATCACAACTGCAGTGTCAGCTGACCTTGGCACTCACAGCTCATTGAATGGTAATTCTCGGGCACTGGCCACTGTGACAGCAATCATCGATGGGACCGGGTCGGTTGGTGCCGCAATCGGGCCATTGCTCACAGGATACATCTCAACAGAGAGCTGGAGTGCCGTGTTCACGATGTTGATGGCAGCAGCACTTCTTGCTGGGCTCCTCTTGACACATCTTGTCTGTGCTGAGCTAAGAGGAAAGCTGTCTTCCAATGTGAGCAAGGTTGTCGCCAATGCACAAACTACCTGCTCAGATCAAGTATAA